The genomic region ATCCCCCTCGACGATCTCCACACGCACGTCCATCCCCAGGACCGGGCGGCCGTCGACCAGCTCCGTGACGCGCTGCTGCGGCTGAAGCGCTCGGTCACCGTCTCCTTCCGGGTCCTGCTTCCCGACGGGACGATGCGCCAGCTTCGCGCGCTCGCCGAGCCCGTGACCGACACCGCCGGGACGCTGGTCGCGGTCCGCGGCGTCTACCAGGACCTGACGAGCCACTACCGCACGCAGGTCGTCCTCGACGCCACCCGCCACCAGCTCGCCGACTCCGAGGCGCGGGCCGCCGGCCAGCACCGCCTCGCGCTGACCCTGCAGCAGTCGCTGCTGCCCGGCTCGGACGAGGCCGTCGAGGCCAGCGGGCTCGCCGTCGCCGTCCGCTACCGCCCCGCCGAACAGGAACACCTCGTCGGCGGCGACTGGTACGACGCCGTCACCCTCCCCGGCGGGGACGTCCTGCTCGTCGTCGGCGACGTCGCGGGCCACAGCATCCGGACCGTCTCCGGCATGGTCACCCTGCGCAACAGCCTTCGCGGCCTGGCCGTCACCGGCGCGGGACCCGCGCAGCTGCTGCACTGGCTCAACCGGGTCACCTACCATCTGACGGACGACATCACCGCGACCGTCGTCTGCGGCCTGTACCGGCCGTCGGACCACACGCTGCGGTGGGCCCGCGCGGGGCATCTGCCCCCGGTCCTCGTCCACGGCGGGTCCGCCAGCACGCTGCCGCAGCCGGACGGCCTGCTGCTCGGCGTCGAGCCCGACGCGGCCTACGAGGAGGCGGTCCACCATCTGGCCCCCGAGGACATCCTCCTGCTGTTCACCGACGGTCTCATCGAACGCCGCGGCACCGGGCTGGACACCTCCCTGGCCGCCCTACTGCGGATCGCCGCCCAGCGCCAGCCCGACGTCGCCCGGCAGGCCGACCATGTCCTCGCACACACCAGGCCCGACACCGACGACGACACCTGCCTCATCGTCATCCAGCGCCGCGACCGCCGTGCCCCCGCGCCCCAACCAGCGTCTGCCCGGCCCACTCGGTAACGCCCGCTCGCGGGGTAACGGGCGCTCGCGGGGTAAAGCCCGCTCGCGGGGTAACAGGCGCTCGCGGGGTAACAGGCGCTCGCGGGGTCAAGGGCTCGCCGGGCAACAGCCGCTCGCGGGGTAACAGCCGCTCGCCGGGTAAAGGCCGGCTCGCCGGGTGACTCCTGACCTGCCCGACAACTCCCGGCCCCCGGAAGACCCGCGACGCCCGGAGAACCGGGTAACCATTCGTGCACGGAAACGTGCCGAGGCTTCGGCACGGTTTTCGGCCGAAAAACCGTGCCGAAGCCTCGGCATGATCTGGCCGCGATCTGGCCGAGATCCGGACCGGCAGGCGGCGGCGGCCGGGGCCCGTGCCGACCGGGTCGGCCGCCGAGTGCCCCAGGGTTCACGAAGCTGGACACACGGTTCAGGCCCGGCGCGCCGGGCGGCGGTGCGGCGTGTGTCGGGCCTTCGATTCTGAGACGGTCGCGCCCATGCCAGGACCGGTCAGCCGCGCGGTCGCAGGAACGCCCAGGCGAGCAACCCTGCGAGCGGTCAGGCAAACGGCCACGGAAGCAGGCCGGCAAGCAGCCACCGGAAGGGCCACGGAAGCAGGCCGGCAGGCAGCCACGGGAGCGGCGCCCCGGTTGGCAGGGGGGCGAATCGTCGCGCTGGTGCGAGCCTGTCATCCGGAGCCGACGGTCGCGGTGACGCTGTTCGCGACGGCGCTCGCGGCCGCCGGCGGTCGCACGAGGGCCGGGGTCGTCGCGGTGGCGACGGCGGTCGGGACCGGTCAGCTGTCGGTCGGCTGGGGCAATGACCTCGTTGACCGTGGCCGGGACGCCGCCGGCGGCCGGACGGACAAGCCGATCGTCGTCGACGGCCTGGCGCCGGGGACGGTCGCCGGGGCCACTGCCGCAGCGCTGGTCGCGTGCGTGCCGTTGTCCTTCCTCTCCGGCGGACGGGCGGGGTCGGCCCATCTCGCCGCGGTCGCGGGTGGGTGGGCGTACAACCTCGGGCTGAAGGCGACGCCGCTGTCCGTCGCCCCCTATGCCGTCTCGTTCGCGCTGCTGCCCGCCTCCGTCGTCCTCGGACTGCCCGGCCACCCCACGCCGCCGTGGTGGCTGCCGCTGGCGGGGGCGCTGCTCGGCTCGGGCGCCCACTTCGCCAACGTCCTGCCGGACCTCGACGCCGACGCCCGCACGGGGGTGCGCGGGCTGCCGCAGCGCCTCGGCCCGGCCGGTGTGCGCGCGTCGGCGGCGTTGCTGCTCGCGGCGGGCTCCGTCGTCGCGGTGCTCGGCCCGGGGGACCCGCGGGGCTGGCAGGTGGGCGCGCTGGCCGCGGTGAGCGGGTTGACCGGGCTCGGCCTGCGCCTCGGCGACCGGCAGGCCTTCCGCGCCGCGATGGCGGTCGCCGCGATCGACGTCGCGCTCGTCGCCGCCGCCGGCACCCGCCCGGCCTGACGCCGACGCCGACACCGGCACCGGCACCGGCACCGGCAGGCCAGCCGACACCGTGCAGGCCAGCCGACACCGTGCAGGTCATTGGATCGGGGCTGGGCGATGATTACCCTGAGCGCTACTCAGAGCACAGACTGCGTCGGACCGGTCGCCATGTCAGCCGCGGACAACGGATTCTCCAGACCAACGGGGAGACATGTGGACAGGTCGACGGGCCGACCGGCATCGATCCCGACCGGCACCGTGGTCGCGGGGCGGCGCAGACCACGGCGGGCCCGCAACGATCCCGCCCAGTACGACGATCTTGCCGCCGAGTGGTGGCCGACGCACGGGCGGTTCGCCGCGTTGCGCTGGCTCGCCGAGGCCCGTGGCCGGCTCATCCCGGACCCGCCCGAGCCCGGCGCCGCGCTGCTCGACCTCGCCTGCGGCGCCGGGCTGCTCTCCCTGGCCCTGACGGGCCGGCTCGCCGGCTGGCGGCACGTCGGCGTCGACCTGTCCTCGCCGGCGTTGCGGCAGGCCGCCGGGCACGGTGTCACGGCGATCCAGGCCGACGTGCTGCGCCTGCCGTTCCGGGACAGGCAGTTCCCCTGCGTCGTCGCCGGCGAGCTGTTCGAGCACCTCGAGGATCTGGACGCGGCCTGCGCGGCGATCGCGCGGGTGCTGGCCCCGGGCGGGACGCTCGTCATCGACACGCTCGCCGACACGCTGTTCTGCCGGGTGGCCCTGGTGGGCGTCGCCGAACGCCTTCCCGGGGGGCCGCCGCCGCGCATCCACGATCCTCGGCTGCTCGTCGCGCCCGACCGGTTGGCCCGCGCGCTGGGCGGCTGCGGCATCGAGATGACGGTCGTGGGCGGCCTTCGCCCCTCGCTCGTCGACTATGCCCGCTGGCTGGCCCGCCGGGCCGACTCGGTGCGGATGCTGCCGACCGGCTCCACCGCCGGCGTCTACCAGGCGGTCGGAACCAGGATCGAGACCGGGAGGGACGACCTGTGAACGCCACGATCCCGGCACCTCGCGGCCCCGCCGTGGACGGCGCGCGGCTCGCCGGGAGCGTCGTCGACGCGCTCGCCGCCCGTGCCGGCGCCGCCGACCGGGACGGGGAGCTGCCCGGCGCCGACCTCGACGACCTGCGCGCCGCCGGGCTTTTCGGCCTGCTGGTTCCCGCCCGGCTCGGCGGGGCCGGCGGCGGCTTCGCCGACTGGGCCGACGCGGCGCGGGTGCTCGCCGCGGGCAGCGGCGCGACCGCCCTGGTGCTGAACATGCACACCTCGGTCGTGGGCGCGTTGGCCGGGACGCCCGACGGGCTCGCCCGCACGATGGGGGCACCGGAGTCGTTCTTCGCCGCGCGCGACCGCATGCTGGCCCGCGCCGCGGCCGGGGAGTTCATCGCCGTCGCGATGAGCGAGCGGGGCGCCGGGTCCCGGCTGTCCGAGCTGAGGACCCGCTACCGGCGCGAGGACGGGGGCTACCGCATCACCGGGGTCAAGTCGTTCTGCTCGGGGGCGTCCCACGCGGACGTCTACTTCGTCGCCGCCCGCGCCGAGGACGCGGCACCGGACGCGGCACCGGACGCCGACGGCGGGGCCGCGCGGATCAGTCATTTTCTCGTCCCGCGTGGGGCCGGGGTGAGCGTCGAGCCGGCCTGGGACACCCTCGGCATGCGGGGCACCGGCAGCCACGATGTGCGCTTCGACGTCCGGGTGCCGGCGGAGGCGCTCGTCGGCGGTCTGGAGGGGCTCAGCTCGCTGGTGGCGCAGGTCATGCCGCAGTGGCTGGTCGCCTCCTACGCCGCCGTCTACGCCGGGGTCGGCCGGGCCGCGTTCGACGCGGGGGTCGCGCACGCCCGCGCCAGGCGCACGGCCGGGATGCCGGGCGGCCTCGCGGCGCTGCCCGCCGTGCGGGCCCGGTTCGGCCATGCCGACGCGGCACTGGCCGCGCTGGACGCGGTGGTCGACGAGTGCGCGCGCCGGGTCGACGCCGACCCGGGCTCGGCGTCGACGAACCGGTGGGTGTGGCGAGCCAAGCTGCTCGCCGGCCGGACGGCGCAGGACGTCGCCGCCTCGGTCGTCGAGGCGTGCGGAACCGCCGTCACCCGCCGCGGGCACCCGCTCGAACGGCTCTACCGCGACGCCCGCTGCGGGTCCCTGCAGCCCGCGACGACCGACGTCTGCGCCGACTGGCTGGGGCTCGCGGCACTCGGCGGCGACCCGGAGGCGGACGCGGACGTGGCCCGGTGGTGAGCGCGCGGACGCCGAGCGCGCGGACGCCGAGCGCGCGGACGCCGAGCGCGCGGACGCCGAGCGCGCGGACGCCCAGCACCAGGACGCCCAGCACCGGGACGTTGAGCGCCGCCGTCATCACGGGCATGGGCGCCGCGTTTCCCGGCTCCCTTGACCAGCAGAGCCTGTGGGACGAGGTCTTCGAACGGCGGTACCGGGGTGACCGGCTGGCCCGCCGGCTGTTCCTCGGCGCCGGGGTGCGGACCCGGCACGGGGTGGTGGATCCGCGGCGGGAGGACGTCAGCGGCTGGTCGACGGCCGCGCGGATGCGTCGCTACGTCGACGAGGCGCCCGCGCTGGGCGGTCGCGCCGTGCGGGGCGCGCTGGCGGACGCCGGGCTGAGCGCCGCCGAGGTCGGGCTGTTCGTCGTCGTCTCCTGCACCGGCTACGCGACGCCGGGCCTGGACATCCAGCTCGCCCGCGAGCTCGGCATGCCGGCCTCGGTGCGCCGCCTGCTGATCGGGCACATGGGCTGCTACGGCGCCATTCCGGGGATGGGCGCGGCGGCGGACTTCGTCCGGGCCCGCCGGCTGCCCGCGCTCGTGCTGTGTGTGGAACTGACCTCCCTGCACATCCAGCCCGAGCAGCCACATCGGGATCTGGAACAGGTCGTCGCGCACGCCCTGTTCGGCGACGCCGCCGCGGCGATCGTGCTCGTCCCCGACGCCGCCCACGGCCTGGAGGTGCTCGACACCACCGCCGCCACCGCCCCGGGCAGCGAGGACCTGATGACCTGGCACGTCACCGACCACGGCTTCCGCATGGGGCTGTCCCGCGAGGTGCCCGACGTCCTCGCGAAGCACGTCGAGGAGGCGACGGCGTCGCTGCTCGACCCGTTCACCGCGGACCGCGGCGACGTCGCGGGCTGGGCCGTGCATCCCGGCGGGCCGCGCATCATCGACGTCGTCGAGGAACGCCTCGGCCTCGCTGCGGCGCAGACCGCCGTGGCCCGCCGGGTGCTAGCGACCCGGGGGAACTGCTCGTCGGGCACCGTCCTGCTCGTCCTCGACCAGATCCGCGGGGGCCTCGCCGCCGGGGCGACCGCCGTCGCGATGGCGTTCGGCCCCGGCCTGACCCTCTGCCTCGCCGCGCTGCGCCGCAGGTAGCGGCAGCCCTCCCCGGAGCGGGTCACAACGAGTCACAGAGACTCATCTGCGCACAAATTTCGTCCAACATGCCGTGTGTACGGACTTTTTCGATGCTAACGTCCGTATCCGCGCAGCCATGACGGCTGCGACCTGGCTCCTGACCTCGGAAAACAGCCGCGGATGCGCGCCTGCTCGCGTGGGCTGCCGCCGACCACCGGCCGCCCCGTGCCGGTCGTCTCGGGGGCGCAGGCCGTCTCGCACCAGGAGAGGATCTGATGGCGGAAATGACCCTGCGTCGTCGCACGATGGGCAGTGCCGTCGTGCTGGGGCTCAGTGCCCTGCTGGCCGTCTCGGTACCGGGAACCGCGCACGCCAACACCGTGGGCGTCACCGTGAAAACACCCGGCGCCACCAGCGGACCCGGTTCGGCCTTTGCCGAGATCTCGACCCACGCCGACTGTTCCAGCGGCCTCGCCGCCGGCGGCGGCGTCAACCAGGCCATCGGCACCGGCTCGGCCTCGAACGGCAACCACGTGATGGGCAGCGAGCCCAGCTCCGACGGCAGCACCGAATACACCGGCACCACGGGCGTCGTCGGCACCGACGTGACGCACTGGCTCGGCATCGGCGGCAGCGGGGGCGCGACCGACGCCGCGTACTCCACCACCCCCTACGCGACCTGCCTGACCAGCAACCTGGTCAACCACACCCAGGTGGTCATGAACAAGGCCAGCGGCCCCACGGCGGCATCGACGGTCAACCTGGTGGTGGCGACCTGCCCGGCGAACACGATCCTGCTCGGCGGTGGCGCGCGCACCACCCCGGCGAGCATCGGCAGCCTCAAGCCGATCGCCAGCTTCCCCACCTTCAACGACGCCGCCCATGACTACGGCCGGAAGGCGGCGGCCGACGGGGCGACCAACCCGAACTCCTGGGCGTCCGTCGGGTGGAACGGCGGCGGGGGCGGCACCAGCAACGTGACCTACGCCTACGCGATCTGCAGCGGCAGCGGCATCAACGTCAGCGGGGCCACCGTGAAGGTCCGCTACAGCGAGGTGAGCGGGCCGACCTCGGCGACCACCGGCCAGACGGCCACCGTCGGCTGCGGCGCCGGGGACGGGAAGCTGATCAGCGGCGGTGCGGCCGTCAGCGGCGGCAGCGTGACGACCACCGACTTCACCGGCCCGGGTTCGGGCGGCGACCACCTCAACGGCAGCTTCCCCAGCACCTCCGGCGGCAGCCCCGTCAGTGACGGCACCACCACCGCGGCGTACTGGACAGCGTTCAGCCACACCGGCGGCGCGAGCTCGCCGAGCACCTACACCGACGTCTGGGCGCTGTGCGCCGACGACGGCATCTGACCCGAAAGGCGACATCGATTCCCTTGAACCGTCGTATCACCATGCCCAGAGGCCGGCTGGCCGCGATCGCCGGCGCGGCCGGTGTCCTGGCCGTCGCCGTCGCGGTACCCCTGCCCGCCGTCGCGGACGCCGCGGGCGGGACGGCCACCTGCGGGGCGACCGGCGTCCTCACCACCTCCCCGCCCACCTGCGCCTACACCACGGCGGGCACGGACACCTTCACCGTGCCCGCCGGCGTGACCAGCGTGCGCATCGACCTGTTCGGCGGCGAGGGCGGCAGCGCGGCCGGGTTCGTGGCCCCCAACCCGCCGAACACCGGCGCCGCCGGTGGCCTCGGCGGCGAGACCAGCGGCACCCTGGCCGTCAGCCCGGGACAGGTTCTCCAGCTCACCGTCGGCGCCGCGGGCGTCCCCGGGACGTCGCGGCACGGCGAGTTCGCCCGGCGCGGCGGCATCGGCCACGGGGCCGGCGGCGGCGGGGCGCACGGCGGCGGCGGGGCGGGCGGCGGCGGCTCGGACGTCCGGGTCGGCGCGTTCGGCGCGGGCGACCGGGTCCTGGTGGCCGGCGCCGGCGGCGGCGCCGGCAACGGCGGGCCGCTGCTGCACGGCGGCAACGGCGGCGGGCTCGCCGGGGAGGACGGCGGCCAGGGCGGCGGGCCGGCGGGCTCCGGGGTCGCCGGCGGCGGCGCCACGCAGACCGCGCCGGGCACGGGCAGCCCGAACTCGGCCAGGGGCGGCCCGGGGATCCCGGGCGGCGACATCGATCCCTGGACCGGCGAGCCCAATCCGGGCAGCGGCGGCCCCGGCGGCAACGGCGCCGGGGGCGGTAACGGCGGGGGCGGGGGCGGGGGCGGCTACTACGGCGGCGGCGGCGGCTCCGGCGGCGGGGACCCGGGCAACTTCTCCGGGGCGGGCGGTGGCGGCGGCAGCGGCTTCGCGGCACCCACGGTGACCGACGCCGCGCTCGTCGGGGGCGTCAACCACGGCGACGGTCGCGCGACGGTGTCGTTCCGCTACGGCGCCTCGGTCGCGGTCGCCGCCAGCACGACCACGCCGCTGTTCGGCCAGACCGTCACCCTCACCGCGTCCGTCACCGGCGCGGACCCGGCCGCCGGCACCCCCGGCGGGACGGTCACCTTCCTGGACGGTTCCACCACTCTGGCAACGGCGTCGCTCGCCGGCGGCCAGGCCGGCGTCAGCGTCAACGGTCTCCAGCCCGGCGCGCACGCGATCACGGCCAGCTACAGCGGCGACCCGGCCTTCGCGCCGGGCACCACGGCCGGATCCACCGACGTCACCGTCGGGTTCAGCCAGCCGTGCGTCACGACGACGCGCACCGGACCCCTGACGGTCGCCGCCGGCCAGGCGCTCTGCGTCGGACCGGGCGGCCGGCAGGTCGGTCCGGTCACCGTCCGCTCCGGCGGGGCCCTCGCGCTCACCGGCGCCGAGGTCACCGGCCCGGTGTCCGCCGAGGGCGCGCTGGCCCTCACCGCCTGCCGGTCGACGATCACCGGCCCGGTGACGGTCCACGCCGCCGGCGGCTACGTCCTGCTCGGCGCCGACGCCGCCGACGTCACGCCCTGCGCGGGCAACACGCTGCGCGGCCCGCTGACCGTGGACGCGAACACCGGCGGCCTCGAGGCCTCCGCGAACACCATTACCGGCCCGGTTCGGATCACGGGCAACAGCGGCAGCGGCCCACTGCCCGACGACGCGGTGCCCGAGTTCCGCGACAACCGTGTCACCGGGCCGCTGAGCTGCACTGGCAACCAGCCGAGTCTGGTGCAGACGGGCAACGTCGTGATCGGCCCGCGATCGGGTCAGTGCGCCTGACACCCACCCCCACACCCCTCGGCCGCCTGACGCGGGTGGCGCCCCGCGTCGGGCGGCCGAGTACGACTCCGCGGCGGCCGGGGTCGGCGCAACCCGTCGTCACCTGGAACGATGGGAACACCTCCGCGGGCGGTCGTCACGGCCGGCTTCACCGGCCCCGCCGCCGAGGCCTCCGTCCGAAGGAGCCGTCCCCTTGACCGACGCCCG from Frankia alni ACN14a harbors:
- a CDS encoding Ig-like domain-containing protein, which encodes MPRGRLAAIAGAAGVLAVAVAVPLPAVADAAGGTATCGATGVLTTSPPTCAYTTAGTDTFTVPAGVTSVRIDLFGGEGGSAAGFVAPNPPNTGAAGGLGGETSGTLAVSPGQVLQLTVGAAGVPGTSRHGEFARRGGIGHGAGGGGAHGGGGAGGGGSDVRVGAFGAGDRVLVAGAGGGAGNGGPLLHGGNGGGLAGEDGGQGGGPAGSGVAGGGATQTAPGTGSPNSARGGPGIPGGDIDPWTGEPNPGSGGPGGNGAGGGNGGGGGGGGYYGGGGGSGGGDPGNFSGAGGGGGSGFAAPTVTDAALVGGVNHGDGRATVSFRYGASVAVAASTTTPLFGQTVTLTASVTGADPAAGTPGGTVTFLDGSTTLATASLAGGQAGVSVNGLQPGAHAITASYSGDPAFAPGTTAGSTDVTVGFSQPCVTTTRTGPLTVAAGQALCVGPGGRQVGPVTVRSGGALALTGAEVTGPVSAEGALALTACRSTITGPVTVHAAGGYVLLGADAADVTPCAGNTLRGPLTVDANTGGLEASANTITGPVRITGNSGSGPLPDDAVPEFRDNRVTGPLSCTGNQPSLVQTGNVVIGPRSGQCA
- a CDS encoding UbiA family prenyltransferase, with amino-acid sequence MAGGRIVALVRACHPEPTVAVTLFATALAAAGGRTRAGVVAVATAVGTGQLSVGWGNDLVDRGRDAAGGRTDKPIVVDGLAPGTVAGATAAALVACVPLSFLSGGRAGSAHLAAVAGGWAYNLGLKATPLSVAPYAVSFALLPASVVLGLPGHPTPPWWLPLAGALLGSGAHFANVLPDLDADARTGVRGLPQRLGPAGVRASAALLLAAGSVVAVLGPGDPRGWQVGALAAVSGLTGLGLRLGDRQAFRAAMAVAAIDVALVAAAGTRPA
- a CDS encoding acyl-CoA dehydrogenase family protein translates to MNATIPAPRGPAVDGARLAGSVVDALAARAGAADRDGELPGADLDDLRAAGLFGLLVPARLGGAGGGFADWADAARVLAAGSGATALVLNMHTSVVGALAGTPDGLARTMGAPESFFAARDRMLARAAAGEFIAVAMSERGAGSRLSELRTRYRREDGGYRITGVKSFCSGASHADVYFVAARAEDAAPDAAPDADGGAARISHFLVPRGAGVSVEPAWDTLGMRGTGSHDVRFDVRVPAEALVGGLEGLSSLVAQVMPQWLVASYAAVYAGVGRAAFDAGVAHARARRTAGMPGGLAALPAVRARFGHADAALAALDAVVDECARRVDADPGSASTNRWVWRAKLLAGRTAQDVAASVVEACGTAVTRRGHPLERLYRDARCGSLQPATTDVCADWLGLAALGGDPEADADVARW
- a CDS encoding type III polyketide synthase — its product is MGAAFPGSLDQQSLWDEVFERRYRGDRLARRLFLGAGVRTRHGVVDPRREDVSGWSTAARMRRYVDEAPALGGRAVRGALADAGLSAAEVGLFVVVSCTGYATPGLDIQLARELGMPASVRRLLIGHMGCYGAIPGMGAAADFVRARRLPALVLCVELTSLHIQPEQPHRDLEQVVAHALFGDAAAAIVLVPDAAHGLEVLDTTAATAPGSEDLMTWHVTDHGFRMGLSREVPDVLAKHVEEATASLLDPFTADRGDVAGWAVHPGGPRIIDVVEERLGLAAAQTAVARRVLATRGNCSSGTVLLVLDQIRGGLAAGATAVAMAFGPGLTLCLAALRRR
- a CDS encoding methyltransferase domain-containing protein, with the protein product MVAGRRRPRRARNDPAQYDDLAAEWWPTHGRFAALRWLAEARGRLIPDPPEPGAALLDLACGAGLLSLALTGRLAGWRHVGVDLSSPALRQAAGHGVTAIQADVLRLPFRDRQFPCVVAGELFEHLEDLDAACAAIARVLAPGGTLVIDTLADTLFCRVALVGVAERLPGGPPPRIHDPRLLVAPDRLARALGGCGIEMTVVGGLRPSLVDYARWLARRADSVRMLPTGSTAGVYQAVGTRIETGRDDL